CAGCCTCTAGTGTTACTGACTACAGCCTCTATAGTGTTACTGACTACTTACTACAGGCTCTATAGTGATACTGACTACAGACTCTATAGTGTTACTGAgctactacagtctctacagtgtTAAGTGCCTTCTAAGGAAAGACCACAATGCATTGCAGCATGAAGATCTATCAGGCTGTTcagtgcatcacacacacacacacacacacacacacacacacacacacacacacgtggtctGAGTTCAGAGGAATGTTACGTGTTGATTTCCCTACAGTATCTGTTGATGGTACCTTTGCAGTCAAAGGTCTTTTTATAACATGCAGATTATTCTAGATGAATTGATCACATGTACATTTTGTGTCTCCTAGTCATCCAGTGATATTGAATGCTCTGTATCTGTTCTGTGATCAGTACCCATCGCAGTGGAAGGAGAGATGGTCTGTACAAAGACAACTTGCTGCTGAGGGGCTGTACCATCCGCAATACAGAGGAGTGTGTGGGGATCGTCATCTATGCAGGTAAACACCCAGGCTCTTTCCTTTCTCCTTACCTCCTTACCTCCTTACCTCCTTACCTCCTTACCTCCCATTCACAATGCATTGGAGGACACGGTCAAGGAGGTAAGGCAGCCCGATATACACCCTGGCTCTCTCTCAAATGAGTCTTTCCTCagttcctctcatcctctcacctccttctcaaaacgcaTTGGACGAAAAAGGGTTAGAGAGGCGCGACCTTGACTGATCGTCTCCTCCAATGGGGTTTAGAAGCGAGCAAGGAGAGGAGGAGCCTCTGTTTCACACCCTGTCTGGCTCCATATCCATAGTGTCTGAGGTGGAGTGCTGATCTGAGATCTGTCCCTATAATCCTATTCATTATGCTCTAGAAGGACAACTGATCTAAGATCTGTCCATATAAtcctattcattatgatctagaaGAAAAACTGATCTGAGACCAGCACCTACTCTGAGCTGCTTTGTGGATTCTAGCCCTGTCCTGTATGAACTGAATGTTAACAGCCAGTTGTGTTGTAGGTCATGAGACTAAAGCCATGCTGAACAACAATGGCCCCCGCTACAAACGCAGTAAACTGGAGAAACAGATGAACGTGGACGTGGGCTGGTGCGTCATCATCCTATTGGTCATGTGCCTGTTCTCTGCTATCGGTACGTATCGCTGTGCGGTAAACTACGTTCTCCAAATAGCCGAAGGGGTTTAGGTCAGACAGTCCTGTGGAAGTCTATTGGCACGTAGAGGATGTCCTCTACAAAACGGACTCCGGTTTTCAAAGAGTTCCAACATACGGGACGATATTAAACTCAGCAACaaacaaagaaaaaacaaacGTCCTCACTGTGAGCTGCGTTGATCCAACAacagaggcagggtagcctagtggttagagtgtagaggtggcaggtagcctagtggttagtgtgtagaggtggcagggtagcctagtggttagagtgtagaggaggcaggtagcctagtggttagagtgtagagggggcagggtagcctagtggttagagtgtagaggaggcaggtagactactggttagagtgtagaggaggcagggagcctagtggttagagtgtaggggcggcagggtagcctagtggttagagtgtagaggcggcagggtagcctagtggttagagtgtagaggcggcagggtagcctagtggttagagtgtagaggtggcagggtagcctagtggttagagtgtagaggcggcagggtagcctagtggttagagtgtagaggtggcagggtagcctagtggttagagtgtagaggaggcagggtagtctagtggttagagtgtagaggtggcagggtagcctagtggttagagtgtagagggggcagggtagcctagtggttagagtgtagaggcggcagggtagcctagtggttagagtgtagaggtggcagggtagcctagtggttagagtgtagaggaggcagggtagcctagtggttagagtgtagaggcggcagggtagcctagtggttagagtgtagaggcggcagggtagcctagtggttagagtgtagaggcggcagggtagcagcctagtggttagagtgtagaggtggcagggtagcctagtggttagagtgtagaggcggcagggtagcctagtggttagagtgtagaggcggcagggtagcctagtggttagactgtagaggcggcagggtagcctagtggttagagtgtagaggcggcagggtagcctagtggttagagtgtagaggtggcagggtagcctagtggttagagtgtagaggcggcaggggtagcctagtggttagagtgtagaggcggcagggtagcctagtggttagagtgtagggggcagggtagcctagtggttacagtgtagaggcagcagggtagcctagtggttagagtgtagaggcggcagggtagcctagtggttagagtgtagaggcggcagggtagcctagtggttagagtgtagaggcggcagggtagcctagtggttagagtgtagaggcggcagggtagcctagtggttagagtgtagaggtggcagggtagcctagtggttagagtgtagaggtggcagggtagcctagtggttagagtgtagaggcggcagggtagcctagtggttagagtgtagaggtggcaggagtagcctagtggttagagtgtagaggtggcagggtagcctagtggttagagtgtagaggtggcagggtagcctagtggttagagtgttgaggcggcagggtagcctagtggttagagtgttgagggcggcagggtagcctagtggttagagtgtagaggcggcagggtagcctagtggttagagtgtagaggaggcagggtagcctagtggttagagtgtagaggaggcagggtagcctagtggttagagtgtaggggcggcagggtagcctagtggttagagtgtagaggcggcagggtagcctagtggttagagtgtagagggggcagggtagcctagtggttagagtgtagaggaggcagggtagcctagtggttagagtgtagaggtggcaggtagtctagtggttagagtgtagggcggcagggtagcctagtggttagagtgtagaggaggtagggtagcctagtggttagagtgtagaggtggcagggtagcctagtggttaggtagcctagtggttagagtgtagaggtggcaggtagcctagtggttagagtgtagaggcggcagggtagcctagtggttagagtgtagaggcggcagggtagcctagtggttagagtgtagaggcggcagggtagcctagtggttagagtgtagaggcggcagggtagcctagtggttagagtgtagaggcggcagggtagcctagtggttagagtgtagaggcggcagcgtagcctagtggttagagtgtaggggcggcagggtagcctaggtgttagagtgtaggggcggcagggtagcctagtggttagagtgtagaggaggcagggtagcctagtggttagagtgtagagggggcagggtagcctagtggttagagtgtagaggaggcagggtagcctagtggttagagtgtagaggtggcaggtagtctagtggttagagtgtaggggcggcagggtagcctagtggttagagtgtagaggaggtagggtagcctagtggttagagtgtagaggtggcagggtagcctagtggttaggtagcctagtggttagagtgtagaggtggcaggtagcctagtggttagagtgtagaggcggcagggtagcctagtggttagagtgtagaggcggcagggtagcctagtggttagagtgtagaggtggcagggtagcctagtggttagagtgtagaggcggcagggtagcctagtggttagagtgtagaggtggcagggtagcctagtggttagagtgtagaggcggcagggtagcctagtggttagagtgtaggggcggcagggtagcctagtggttagagtgtagaggtggcagggtagcctagtggttagagtgtagaggcggcagggtagcctagtggttagagtgtagaggcagggtagcctagtggttagagtgtagaggtggcagggtagcctagtggttagagtgtaggggcggcagggtggcctagtggttagagtgtaggggcggcagggtggcctagtggttagagtgtagagggggcagggtagtctagtggttagagtgtagagggggtaggttggcctagtggttagagtgtagaggtggcaggtagcctagtggttagagtgtagaggcggcagggtagcctagtggttagagtgttgaggcggcagggtagcctagtggttagagtgtagaggtggcaggtagcctagtggttagagtgtaggggtggtagggtggcctagtggttagagtgtagggcggcagggtggcctagtggttagagtgtagagggggcagggtagtctagtggttagagtgtagagggggtagggtggcctagtggttagagtgtagaggtggcaggtagcctagtggttagagtgtagaggtggcagggtagcctagtggttagactgtagaggtggcaggtagcctagtggttagagtgtaggcggcagggtagcctagtggttagagtgtagaggcggcagggtagcctagtggttagactgtagaggaggcaggtagcctagtggttagagtgtagaggcggcagggtagcctagtggttagagtgtagaggaggcagggtagcctagtggttagagtgtagaggtggcaggtagactagtggttagagtgtagaggcggcagggtagcctagtggttagagtgtagaggcggcagggtagcctagtggttagagtgtagaggcggcagggtagcctagtggttagagtgtagaggtggcaggatagcctagtggttagagtgtagggcggcagggtagcctagtggttagagtgtagaggtggtagggtagcctagtggttagagtgtagaggaggcagggtagcctagtggttagagtgtagaggaggcagggtagcctagtggttagagtgtagaggcggcagggtagcctagtggttagagtgtagaggtggcagggtagcctagtggttagagtgtagaggcggcagggtagcctagtggttagagtgtagaggtggcagggtagcctagtggttagagtgtagaggtggcagggtagcctagtggttagagtgtagaggcggcagggtagcctagtggttagagtgtagaggcggcagggtagcctagtggttagagtgtagaggcggcagggtagcctagtggttagagtgtagaggcggcaggtagcctagtggttagagtgtagaggtggcagggtagcctagtggttagagtgtagaggcggcagggtagcctagtggttagagtgtagaggcggcagggtagcctagtggttagagtgtagaggaggcaggtagcctagtggttagactgtagaggcggcagggtagcctagtggttagagtgtagaggaggcaggtagcctagtggttagagtgtagaggtggcagggtagcctagtggttagagtgtagaggtggcagggtagcctagtggttagagtgtagaggcggcagggtagcctagtggttagagtgtagaggcggcagggtagcctagtggttagagtgtaggcggcagggtagcctagtggttagagtgtagaggtggcaggtagcctagtggttagagtgtagacgcggcagggtagcctagtggttagagtgtagaggaggcaggtagcctagtggttagagtgtagaggtggcaggtagcctagtggttagactgtagaggcggcagggtagcctagtggttagagtgtagagggaggcagggtagcctagtggttagagtgtagaggtggcagggtagcctagtggttagagtgtagaggtggcagggtagcctagtggttagagtgtagaggtggcagggtagcctagtggttagagtgtagaggtggcagggtagcctagtggttagagtgtagaggtggcagggtagcctagtggttagagtgtagaggcggcagggtagcctagtggttagagtgtagaggcggcagggtagcctagtggttagagtgtaaggggcagggtagcctagtggttagagtgtagaggtggcagggtagcctagtggttagagtgtagaggcggcagggtagcctagtggttcgagtgtagaggaggcaggtagcctagtggttcgagtgtagaggcggcagggtagcctagtggttagagtgtagaggtggcagggtagcctagtggttagagtgtagaggtggcagggtagcctagtggttaaactgtagaggcggcagggtagcctagtggttagagtgtagaggaggaagggtagcctagtggttagagtgtagaggtggcagggtagcctagtggttagagtgtagaggtggcagggtagcctagtggttagagtgtagaggtggcagggtagcctagtggttagagtgtagaggaggcagggtagcctagtggttagagcgtagaggcggcagggtagcctagtggttagagtgtagagggggcagggtagcctagtggttagagcgtagaggcggcagggtagcctagtggttagagcgtagaggaggcagggtagcctagtggttagagtgtagaggaggcaggtagcctagtggttagagcgtagaggcggcagggtagcctagtggttagagcgtagaggcggcagggtagcctagtggttagagcgtagaggcggcagggtagcctagtggttagagcgtagaggcggcagggtagcctagtggttagagcgtaaagcggcaagggtagcctagtggttagagcgtgagaggcggcagggtagcctagtggttagagcgtagatgaggcaggtagcctagtggttagagtgtagaggtggcaggatagcctagtggttagagtgtagaggcggcagggtagcctagtggttagagtgtagaggtggtagggtagcctagtggttagagtgtagaggaggcagggtagcctagtggttagagtgtagaggaggcagggtagcctagtggttagagtgtagaggtggcagggtagcctagtggttagagtgttgaggcggcagggtagcctagtggttagagtgtagaggcggcagggtagcctagtggttagagtctagaggcggcagggtagcctagtggttagagtgtagaggcggcagggtagcctagtggttagagtgtaggcggcagggtagcctagtggttagagtgtagaggcggcagggtagcctagtggttagagtgtagggcggcagggtagcctagtggttagagtgtagaggcggcagggtagcctagtggttagagtgtagaggcggcaggtagcctagtggttagagtgtagaggtggcagggtagcctagtggttagagtgtagaggcggcagggtagcctagtggttagagtgtagaggcggcaggtagcctagtggttagagtgtaggggcggcagggtagcctagtggttagagtgtagaggaggcaggtagcctagtggttagagtgtagaggtggcagggtagcctagtggttagagtgtagaggtggcagggtagcctagtggttagagtgtagaggtggcagggtagcctagtggttagagtgtagaggcggcagggtagcctagtggttagagtgtagaggcggcagggtagcctagtggttagagtgtagaggcggcagggtagcctagtggttagagtgtagaggcggcagggtagcctagtggttagagtgtagaggtggcaggtagcctagtggttagagtgtagaggcggcagggtagcctagtggttagagtgtagaggtggcaggtagcctagtggttagagtgtagaggtggcaggtagcctagtggttagactgtagaggcggcagggtagcctagtggttagagtgtagaggaggcagggtagcctagtggttagagtgtagaggtggcagggtagcctagtggttagagtgtagaggtggcagggtagcctagtggttagagtgtagaggtggcagggtagcctagtggttagagtgtagaggtggcagggtagcctagtggttagagtgtagaggtggcagggtagcctagtggttagagtgtagaggcggcagggtagcctagtggttagagtgtagaggcggcagggtagcctagtggttagagtgtagaggcggcagggtagcctagtggttagagtgtagaggtggtagggtagcctagtggttagagtgtagaggaggcagggtagcctagtggttagagtgtagaggaggcagggtagcctagtggttagagtgtagaggtggcagggtagcctagtggttagagtgtagaggcggcagggtagcctagtggttagagtgtagaggcggcagggtagcctagtggttagagtgtagaggtggcagggtagcctagtggttagagtgtagaggcggcagggtagcctagtggttagagtgtagaggcggcagggtagcctagtggttagagtgtagaggcggcagggtagcctagtggttagagtgtagaggcggcaggtagcctagtggttagagtgtagaggtggcagggtagcctagtggttagagtgtaggcggcagggtagcctagt
The DNA window shown above is from Oncorhynchus keta strain PuntledgeMale-10-30-2019 unplaced genomic scaffold, Oket_V2 Un_contig_19876_pilon_pilon, whole genome shotgun sequence and carries:
- the LOC127920544 gene encoding phospholipid-transporting ATPase VA-like, whose amino-acid sequence is THRSGRRDGLYKDNLLLRGCTIRNTEECVGIVIYAGHETKAMLNNNGPRYKRSKLEKQMNVDVGWCVIILLVMCLFSAIGHGLWMYQYGDKRPVFDVLSPEGAELSPVLSAIYLFLTMIIVFQVRPLYSIQFALTPSRPMGFIE